A section of the Camelus ferus isolate YT-003-E chromosome 33, BCGSAC_Cfer_1.0, whole genome shotgun sequence genome encodes:
- the POU2F3 gene encoding LOW QUALITY PROTEIN: POU domain, class 2, transcription factor 3 (The sequence of the model RefSeq protein was modified relative to this genomic sequence to represent the inferred CDS: deleted 1 base in 1 codon) has product MKALKHEDLSDSLQQTLSHRPCHLSQGPAMMPGNQMSGDVPSLHPLQQLVLVPGHLQSVSQFLLSQTQPGQQGLQPNLLPFPQQQNSLLLPQTGPGLTSQAVGRPGLPGSSLEPHLEASQHLPVPKHLPSSGGADEPSDLEELEKFAKTFKQRRIKLGFTQGDVGLAMGKLYGNDFSQTTISRFEALNLSFKNMCKLKPLLEKWLNDAESSPSDPSVSTPSSYPTLSEVFGRKRKKRTSIETNIRLTLEKRFQDNPKPSSEEISMIAEQLSMEKEVVRVWFCNRRQKEKRINCPVATPIKSPMYSSRLVSPSGSLGPLSVPPVHSTMPGTVTSSCSPGNNSRPSSPGAGLHASSPTASQNNSKAAMNSSSSFNSSGSWYRWNHPTYLH; this is encoded by the exons ATGAAAGC ATTAAAACATGAGGACCTCAGTGACTCCCTGCAGCAGACCCTTTCTCATCGGCCATGCCACCTGAGTCAAGGACCTGCCATGATGCCTGGGAACCAAATGTCTGGG GACGTGCCTTCCCTCCATCCACTCCAGCAGCTCGTGCTGGTTCCGGGACACctccagtctgtttcccagttcctGCTATCTCAGACCCAACCTGGGCAGCAAG GTCTGCAGCCAAATCTTCTCCCCTTTCCACAGCAGCAAAACTCGCTCCTCCTCCCGCAGACTGGGCCTGGCTTGACGTCCCAG GCAGTTGGGCGCCCTGGGCTGCCAGGATCCTCTTTAGAACCCCATCTGGAAGCGTCCCAGCATCTCCCAGTGCCCAAGCACCTCCCCAGCTCTGGAGGGGCGGATGAGCCCAGCgacctggaggagctggagaagtTTGCCAAGACCTTCAAGCAGCGGCGCATTAAGCTGGGCTTCACACAG GGGGACGTGGGGCTGGCGATGGGAAAGCTCTATGGCAATGACTTCAGCCAGACGACCATCTCAAGATTTGAGGCCCTCAATCTGAGCTTCAAGAACATGTGCAAGCTGAAGCCACTGCTGGAGAAGTGGCTGAATGATGCAG AATCCTCTCCGTCAGACCCCTCA GTGAGCACCCCCAGCTCTTACCCCACCCTCAGTGAAGTgtttgggaggaagaggaagaagcgGACCAGCATCGAGACCAACATCCGCCTGACTCTGGAGAAAAGATTTCAAGAT AACCCCAAGCCCAGCTCAGAGGAGATCTCCATGATTGCAGAGCAGTTGTCCATGGAGAAGGAGGTGGTGAGGGTCTGGTTCTGCAACCGACGCCAAAAGGAGAAGCGAATCAACTGCCCGGTGGCCACGCCCATCAAATCACCCATGTACAGTTCCCGGCTG GTGTCTCCCTCTGGGTCTCTGGgccccctctctgtccctcccgTCCACAGCACCATGCCTGGAACAG TAACGTCATCCTGTTCCCCTGGGAACAACAGCAGGCCTTCGTCTCCTGGCGCAGGACTCCACGCCAGCAGCCCCACTGCATCTCAAAATAACTCCAAAGCAGCCATGAACTCCTCCTCCAGTTTTAACTCTTCAGG ATCTTGGTACCGATGGAATCATCCCACCTACCTCcactga